A region of Esox lucius isolate fEsoLuc1 chromosome 3, fEsoLuc1.pri, whole genome shotgun sequence DNA encodes the following proteins:
- the vcam1a gene encoding vascular cell adhesion protein 1 isoform X1, translating to MFQFAIVLICIILLPTSESKLVLVLTPKNPMARVGERLVLTCSASECAGDVTFRWQSLKDRPLYGRMEKNNTASQQIFDPVGMQHEGKVSCLATCADPKDQAQRSASVEVYAFPKDPIISGSELLTEGQDSDLTCTVPDVYPADRLKVQWLLGDKVLKDNKAVNPVVKGEAQTVTSVLKYKPTAQDHGQNVTCRATLDIKTEPETRETVASITVQSPFIVSLTLENTVHHIGDTLKLICVTIGCPDTVSFTWSPSIGGSAEDQSHGTGLLTLKPVTMEHKGPVVCNATCRASGEYRQASIDLEVYSFPKDPIISGSELLTEGQDSDLTCTVPDVYPADHLKVQWLLGDKVLNDDKAVNPVVKGEAQTVTSVLKYKPTAQDHGQNVTCRATLDIKTEPETRETVASMNIRTPPRYLSVEVFPSTKVEEGQNVSLRIWAVGVPLPSVTLIRLQDSVEPHSPNGTLNLIDMGPVETGQYLLKLNNLGPEQTGQYLLNLTNVGPDQMGQYLLNLNNVGPDQMGQYLLNLNNLGPEQTGQYLLNLTNEVGHQSHHFSLSVQSKTRLVGPDWYHPKTVVIPAVGLVSIATAAGFLIRFLKKRNSYETSRVV from the exons ATGTTTCAATTCGCAATTGTTTTGATTTGCATCATATTGCTGCCTACTTCAG aaTCAAAATTGGTATTAGTCCTGACACCGAAAAATCCCATGGCTCGAGTCGGCGAAAGACTGGTCCTGACTTGCAGCGCAAGCGAATGCGCGGGTGATGTGACGTTCAGATGGCAATCCTTGAAAGACAGACCGCTCTACGGTCGAATggagaaaaacaacacagcgtctCAACAGATTTTTGACCCGGTGGGAATGCAGCACGAGGGCAAGGTCAGCTGTTTGGCTACCTGCGCGGATCCAAAAGACCAGGCTCAAAGGTCTGCTTCAGTGGAAGTTTATG CGTTCCCAAAGGATCCCATCATATCTGGAAGTGAACTTTTGACGGAGGGTCAGGACAGTGACCTCACCTGTACAGTCCCAGATGTGTACCCAGCTGACCGTCTAAAAGTGCAGTGGCTGCTGGGAGATAAAGTTCTGAAGGACAACAAAGCTGTGAACCCTGTGGTTAAAGGTGAAGCCCAGACGGTGACCTCAGTGTTGAAATACAAACCGACAGCCCAGGACCATGGACAGAATGTTACATGCAGAGCCACGCTGGATATTAAGACTGAACCGGAAACCAGAGAGACTGTTGCCTCAATCACAGTTCAAT CACCTTTCATTGTAAGCCTAACCCTGGAGAACACAGTCCATCATATCGGTGACACCCTTAAATTGATCTGCGTCACGATTGGCTGCCCAGACACTGTGTCATTCACATGGAGCCCCTCGATTGGCGGGTCAGCCGAGGACCAATCACACGGCACTGGGCTCTTGACCCTTAAACCTGTGACGATGGAGCACAAAGGCCCGGTGGTGTGTAACGCCACCTGCAGGGCTTCTGGAGAATACAGGCAGGCGTCAATCGACCTGGAGGTTTATT CCTTCCCAAAGGATCCCATCATATCAGGGAGTGAACTTTTGACGGAGGGTCAGGACAGTGACCTCACCTGTACAGTCCCAGATGTGTACCCAGCTGACCATCTAAAAGTGCAGTGGCTGCTGGGAGATAAAGTTCTGAATGACGACAAAGCCGTGAACCCTGTGGTTAAAGGTGAAGCCCAGACGGTGACCTCAGTGTTGAAATACAAACCAACAGCCCAGGACCATGGACAGAATGTTACATGCAGAGCCACGCTGGATATTAAGACTGAACCAGAAACCAGAGAGACTGTTGCCTCAATGAATATTCGAA CTCCGCCCAGGTACCTGTCCGTGGAGGTGTTTCCGTCTacgaaggtggaggaggggcagAACGTGTCCCTCCGGATCTGGGCAGTGGGAGTCCCGCTCCCTTCCGTCACCCTGATTAGGCTACAGGACAGCGTGGAGCCACACTCCCCCAACGGGACCCTCAACCTAATCGACATGGGCCCAGTAGAGACGGGCCAGTACCTGCTAAAACTAAACAACTTGGGCCCGGAACAGACGGGCCAGTacctcctaaacctaaccaacgTGGGCCCAGATCAGATGGGCCAGTACCTGCTAAACCTAAACAATGTGGGCCCAGATCAGATGGGCCAGTACCTGCTAAACCTAAACAACTTGGGCCCGGAACAGACGGGCCAGTACCTGCTCAACCTCACCAATGAAGTGGGACACCAGAGCCACCATTTCAGCCTTAGTGTTCAAA
- the vcam1a gene encoding vascular cell adhesion protein 1 isoform X2, with the protein MARVGERLVLTCSASECAGDVTFRWQSLKDRPLYGRMEKNNTASQQIFDPVGMQHEGKVSCLATCADPKDQAQRSASVEVYAFPKDPIISGSELLTEGQDSDLTCTVPDVYPADRLKVQWLLGDKVLKDNKAVNPVVKGEAQTVTSVLKYKPTAQDHGQNVTCRATLDIKTEPETRETVASITVQSPFIVSLTLENTVHHIGDTLKLICVTIGCPDTVSFTWSPSIGGSAEDQSHGTGLLTLKPVTMEHKGPVVCNATCRASGEYRQASIDLEVYSFPKDPIISGSELLTEGQDSDLTCTVPDVYPADHLKVQWLLGDKVLNDDKAVNPVVKGEAQTVTSVLKYKPTAQDHGQNVTCRATLDIKTEPETRETVASMNIRTPPRYLSVEVFPSTKVEEGQNVSLRIWAVGVPLPSVTLIRLQDSVEPHSPNGTLNLIDMGPVETGQYLLKLNNLGPEQTGQYLLNLTNVGPDQMGQYLLNLNNVGPDQMGQYLLNLNNLGPEQTGQYLLNLTNEVGHQSHHFSLSVQSKTRLVGPDWYHPKTVVIPAVGLVSIATAAGFLIRFLKKRNSYETSRVV; encoded by the exons ATGGCTCGAGTCGGCGAAAGACTGGTCCTGACTTGCAGCGCAAGCGAATGCGCGGGTGATGTGACGTTCAGATGGCAATCCTTGAAAGACAGACCGCTCTACGGTCGAATggagaaaaacaacacagcgtctCAACAGATTTTTGACCCGGTGGGAATGCAGCACGAGGGCAAGGTCAGCTGTTTGGCTACCTGCGCGGATCCAAAAGACCAGGCTCAAAGGTCTGCTTCAGTGGAAGTTTATG CGTTCCCAAAGGATCCCATCATATCTGGAAGTGAACTTTTGACGGAGGGTCAGGACAGTGACCTCACCTGTACAGTCCCAGATGTGTACCCAGCTGACCGTCTAAAAGTGCAGTGGCTGCTGGGAGATAAAGTTCTGAAGGACAACAAAGCTGTGAACCCTGTGGTTAAAGGTGAAGCCCAGACGGTGACCTCAGTGTTGAAATACAAACCGACAGCCCAGGACCATGGACAGAATGTTACATGCAGAGCCACGCTGGATATTAAGACTGAACCGGAAACCAGAGAGACTGTTGCCTCAATCACAGTTCAAT CACCTTTCATTGTAAGCCTAACCCTGGAGAACACAGTCCATCATATCGGTGACACCCTTAAATTGATCTGCGTCACGATTGGCTGCCCAGACACTGTGTCATTCACATGGAGCCCCTCGATTGGCGGGTCAGCCGAGGACCAATCACACGGCACTGGGCTCTTGACCCTTAAACCTGTGACGATGGAGCACAAAGGCCCGGTGGTGTGTAACGCCACCTGCAGGGCTTCTGGAGAATACAGGCAGGCGTCAATCGACCTGGAGGTTTATT CCTTCCCAAAGGATCCCATCATATCAGGGAGTGAACTTTTGACGGAGGGTCAGGACAGTGACCTCACCTGTACAGTCCCAGATGTGTACCCAGCTGACCATCTAAAAGTGCAGTGGCTGCTGGGAGATAAAGTTCTGAATGACGACAAAGCCGTGAACCCTGTGGTTAAAGGTGAAGCCCAGACGGTGACCTCAGTGTTGAAATACAAACCAACAGCCCAGGACCATGGACAGAATGTTACATGCAGAGCCACGCTGGATATTAAGACTGAACCAGAAACCAGAGAGACTGTTGCCTCAATGAATATTCGAA CTCCGCCCAGGTACCTGTCCGTGGAGGTGTTTCCGTCTacgaaggtggaggaggggcagAACGTGTCCCTCCGGATCTGGGCAGTGGGAGTCCCGCTCCCTTCCGTCACCCTGATTAGGCTACAGGACAGCGTGGAGCCACACTCCCCCAACGGGACCCTCAACCTAATCGACATGGGCCCAGTAGAGACGGGCCAGTACCTGCTAAAACTAAACAACTTGGGCCCGGAACAGACGGGCCAGTacctcctaaacctaaccaacgTGGGCCCAGATCAGATGGGCCAGTACCTGCTAAACCTAAACAATGTGGGCCCAGATCAGATGGGCCAGTACCTGCTAAACCTAAACAACTTGGGCCCGGAACAGACGGGCCAGTACCTGCTCAACCTCACCAATGAAGTGGGACACCAGAGCCACCATTTCAGCCTTAGTGTTCAAA